One Methylophilus sp. TWE2 DNA segment encodes these proteins:
- a CDS encoding NAD(P)/FAD-dependent oxidoreductase: MLRITEIKLPIELADTLKHQDEQIKAAILKRLEIPETDLLRFEIFKRGVDARKSHAILYVYNLDVEVKNEAKLLARFKKDPHIKPAPDTRYHFVARQPAIKSRRPVVIGFGPAGIFAALILAQAGFNPIVLERGKEVRKRTKDTWGLWRKRTLNPESNVQFGEGGAGTFSDGKLYSQIKDPKHYGRKVLQEFVKAGAPEEILYVSHPHIGTFRLVGMVEEMRNTIISLGGEIRFESRVTDIAIENNQVQGVTLHSGEFIPTNHVVLAVGHSARDTFEMVHEKGIYVEAKPFSIGFRIEHPQSLIDRARYGKSYSDDILKKLGAADYRLVHHARNGRSVYSFCMCPGGTVVAATSEPNRVVTNGMSQYSRNERNANAGIVVGITPEVDYPGHPLAGVEFQRQLESQAYVLGGSNYSAPGQLIGDFLANRPSTQFGEVQPSYTPGVHLTNLDTALPEFAITAMREAIPAFAKQVPGFDLADGVLTGVETRTSSPIRIKRDDATLQSINTKGLFPCGEGAGYAGGILSAAVDGIKVAEAVSLSLTS; the protein is encoded by the coding sequence ATGCTCAGAATAACTGAAATCAAACTGCCGATCGAGCTTGCCGACACGCTCAAACATCAAGACGAGCAGATCAAAGCTGCGATCCTCAAACGCCTGGAAATTCCTGAAACGGATTTACTCCGCTTTGAGATTTTCAAGCGCGGCGTGGATGCACGTAAATCCCATGCGATTCTTTATGTATACAACCTTGACGTAGAGGTCAAAAACGAAGCCAAGCTATTGGCACGCTTTAAAAAAGACCCTCACATCAAACCAGCACCTGATACCCGCTATCATTTTGTCGCGCGCCAACCAGCAATCAAATCCCGCAGACCCGTCGTGATCGGCTTTGGACCGGCCGGTATTTTTGCCGCGCTAATTCTTGCTCAGGCCGGATTCAATCCCATTGTGCTTGAACGTGGCAAAGAAGTACGCAAACGTACCAAAGACACCTGGGGGCTCTGGCGCAAACGCACGCTAAACCCTGAATCCAATGTGCAATTTGGCGAAGGCGGTGCAGGCACTTTCTCGGATGGCAAACTCTACAGTCAGATCAAAGATCCCAAGCATTACGGCCGTAAGGTTTTACAGGAATTCGTCAAGGCGGGAGCGCCAGAAGAAATTCTTTACGTCAGCCATCCACATATTGGTACATTCCGTTTGGTCGGCATGGTTGAAGAAATGCGTAACACCATTATCAGCCTGGGCGGTGAGATTCGCTTTGAAAGCCGGGTGACGGACATTGCCATCGAAAACAACCAGGTGCAGGGCGTCACGCTACATAGCGGTGAGTTTATCCCGACCAATCATGTGGTACTTGCGGTAGGCCACAGCGCGCGCGACACCTTTGAAATGGTGCATGAAAAAGGCATTTATGTCGAAGCCAAACCGTTCTCAATCGGCTTCCGTATCGAGCACCCACAAAGCCTGATAGACCGTGCCCGCTATGGTAAAAGTTATAGCGATGACATTCTTAAAAAACTCGGAGCAGCGGATTACAGGCTGGTGCATCACGCACGAAATGGCCGTAGCGTGTATAGTTTTTGCATGTGCCCGGGCGGTACCGTGGTTGCCGCCACTTCTGAGCCAAACCGAGTGGTGACCAACGGCATGAGCCAATATAGCCGCAACGAGCGGAATGCGAATGCCGGGATTGTGGTCGGCATTACGCCTGAAGTTGACTACCCGGGTCATCCTCTCGCCGGCGTCGAATTCCAGCGCCAGCTGGAAAGCCAGGCCTATGTGCTGGGGGGTAGCAACTATTCCGCCCCCGGCCAATTGATTGGCGACTTTCTAGCCAACCGGCCATCCACGCAATTCGGCGAAGTACAACCTTCCTATACGCCAGGCGTCCATTTGACCAATCTGGATACCGCACTGCCAGAATTCGCCATTACCGCCATGCGCGAAGCGATTCCAGCCTTTGCCAAACAGGTGCCAGGATTTGACCTCGCAGATGGCGTATTGACCGGCGTAGAAACCCGCACCTCCAGCCCGATCCGCATCAAACGCGACGACGCCACACTGCAAAGTATCAACACCAAAGGACTGTTTCCCTGCGGTGAGGGCGCTGGCTATGCCGGGGGCATTCTGTCAGCCGCGGTGGATGGCATTAAAGTGGCAGAAGCTGTTTCGCTATCACTCACTTCCTGA
- the ahpF gene encoding alkyl hydroperoxide reductase subunit F — translation MLDDTLKAQLQTYLGMLRQPIRLIASLDGSERAAEMRELLQEIAALSDKVSLDETGDDARKPSFVIAKEGETHGVRFAAIPLGHEFTSLVLALLWTGGHPPKVEQDVLDQIKALDSDLNFEVYMSLSCHNCPDVVQATTLMTVFNPRINTTVIDGALFQDEVNERNIMAVPATFLNGETFASGRMLVEEILAKVDTGAVAKEAEKLNAREPFDVLVVGGGPAGASAAIYAARKGIRTGIVAERFGGQVNDTLAIENFISVKETDGPKLVAALEEHVKTYDVDIMPLQRAVGLAEPAKADNKHAGLIEVKLESGATLRSKSVILATGARWKNLNVPGESEYKNKGVAYCPHCDGPLFKGKHVAVIGGGNSGVEAAIDLAGVVGHVTLLQFDTELKADAVLQRKLRSLENVTILTSAQTTEITGDGTRVNGLTYTDRVSGESKHVALEGVFIQIGLVPNSDWLKGTLDLSKYGEIEINHHNATSLPGVFAAGDVTTIPYKQIIIAMGEGSNAALGAFDYLIRQ, via the coding sequence ATGTTAGATGACACCTTAAAGGCCCAGTTGCAAACCTACCTAGGCATGCTGCGCCAACCTATCCGTTTGATTGCTTCGCTTGATGGTAGCGAACGCGCCGCTGAAATGCGTGAACTGTTGCAAGAAATTGCCGCCTTGTCTGACAAGGTCAGCCTGGACGAGACTGGCGATGATGCACGCAAACCTTCATTCGTGATTGCCAAAGAAGGCGAAACCCATGGTGTGCGTTTCGCGGCGATTCCGCTAGGCCATGAGTTCACTTCATTGGTACTGGCCTTGTTGTGGACCGGCGGCCATCCACCAAAAGTGGAGCAGGATGTGCTTGACCAGATCAAGGCGCTGGATAGCGATTTGAATTTTGAAGTCTATATGAGCTTGTCTTGCCACAACTGCCCGGATGTGGTGCAGGCAACGACATTGATGACTGTGTTTAACCCACGTATCAATACGACAGTGATTGACGGCGCGCTGTTTCAGGACGAAGTCAATGAGCGCAATATCATGGCGGTACCAGCGACTTTCCTCAATGGCGAGACGTTCGCGTCTGGCCGTATGCTGGTGGAAGAAATTCTGGCCAAAGTGGATACTGGGGCAGTGGCAAAAGAGGCCGAAAAACTCAATGCCAGGGAGCCATTTGATGTGCTCGTGGTGGGTGGCGGTCCTGCAGGTGCTTCTGCTGCAATTTACGCAGCGCGTAAAGGCATACGTACCGGGATTGTGGCGGAACGTTTTGGTGGTCAGGTCAACGATACCCTGGCGATTGAAAACTTTATTTCTGTCAAAGAAACTGACGGGCCAAAACTGGTGGCTGCTTTGGAAGAGCACGTCAAAACCTATGATGTGGATATCATGCCTTTGCAACGCGCGGTGGGTCTGGCCGAACCCGCTAAAGCTGACAACAAACATGCCGGGTTGATCGAGGTGAAACTTGAAAGCGGTGCGACCCTGCGCAGCAAGTCAGTGATTCTGGCCACTGGTGCACGTTGGAAAAACCTTAACGTGCCTGGTGAGAGCGAGTATAAAAACAAAGGTGTGGCTTACTGCCCGCACTGCGATGGTCCGTTGTTTAAAGGCAAGCATGTCGCAGTGATTGGTGGTGGTAACTCCGGTGTGGAAGCCGCAATTGACCTCGCTGGTGTGGTTGGGCATGTCACCTTGCTGCAGTTTGATACTGAACTGAAAGCTGATGCGGTGTTGCAACGCAAATTGCGCTCACTGGAAAACGTGACGATTTTGACCAGCGCCCAAACGACCGAAATTACTGGTGACGGCACACGTGTGAATGGCTTGACTTATACGGACCGTGTCTCTGGTGAAAGCAAGCATGTGGCACTGGAAGGCGTGTTTATCCAGATTGGCCTGGTACCCAACAGTGACTGGTTGAAAGGCACCTTAGACCTGAGCAAATATGGTGAAATTGAAATTAACCACCACAATGCCACCTCGTTACCGGGCGTATTTGCGGCAGGGGATGTGACGACGATTCCCTACAAACAGATCATCATTGCGATGGGGGAAGGGTCAAATGCAGCACTGGGAGCTTTTGATTACCTGATTCGTCAATAG
- the ahpC gene encoding alkyl hydroperoxide reductase subunit C, with amino-acid sequence MSLINTQVQPFKAQAFHNGKFIEVTDESLKGKWSVLIFMPAAFTFNCPTEVEDAADNYAEFQKAGAEVYIVTTDTHFSHKVWHETSPAVGKAKFPLVGDPTHQLTRAFDVHIDEEGLALRGTFVINPDGVIKTVEVHSNEIARDVKETLRKLKAAQYTAANPGQVCPAKWNEGAKTLTPSLDLVGKI; translated from the coding sequence ATGTCATTGATTAACACACAAGTACAACCATTCAAGGCGCAAGCATTCCACAACGGTAAATTTATCGAAGTCACTGACGAGTCTTTGAAAGGCAAATGGTCAGTGTTGATTTTCATGCCGGCAGCGTTCACTTTCAACTGCCCAACAGAAGTTGAAGATGCGGCTGATAACTACGCAGAATTCCAGAAGGCTGGTGCTGAAGTGTACATCGTGACCACCGATACCCACTTCTCCCACAAGGTTTGGCACGAGACTTCACCTGCAGTAGGCAAGGCAAAATTCCCACTGGTTGGCGATCCAACTCACCAATTGACACGTGCTTTTGACGTGCATATTGATGAAGAAGGTTTGGCATTACGCGGTACCTTCGTGATCAACCCAGACGGCGTGATCAAGACTGTTGAAGTACACAGCAACGAAATCGCCCGTGATGTAAAAGAAACCTTGCGCAAATTGAAGGCTGCGCAATACACCGCTGCTAACCCAGGCCAGGTGTGCCCAGCCAAGTGGAACGAAGGTGCAAAAACCTTGACTCCATCTTTGGACTTGGTAGGCAAGATCTAA
- the soxZ gene encoding thiosulfate oxidation carrier complex protein SoxZ → MIKMDDDLRPWVKRRMWLKAGLAFAAMPLWLVSRKLEAATWFRQAFEAKQTDQVMAALKATAVPVSADLQIEAPQKAENGAVVQVELTSHQPAGSVRSLRLLADANPTPLIASFELGKQVLPKVVTRVKLAQSGEVIALLQQVNGQLQQQRRQVIVLEDGCAGSEREEPFATSMKMRARILEDGSLGKNITELKIIILHPMRTGRSKNDDGQLMPAHFMQLMQVVLNGQVVVDAQTGTGISRNPYFTFYLKDAKAGDVIAVNWQDNLGYEGHGQVTVSA, encoded by the coding sequence ATGATAAAAATGGATGATGATCTCAGGCCATGGGTGAAACGACGGATGTGGTTAAAGGCTGGCTTGGCGTTTGCAGCCATGCCATTGTGGCTGGTCTCGCGCAAGCTGGAGGCTGCAACCTGGTTTAGGCAAGCCTTTGAGGCCAAGCAAACCGATCAGGTGATGGCGGCGCTCAAAGCGACAGCAGTGCCTGTTTCAGCTGATTTGCAGATCGAAGCACCGCAAAAGGCGGAAAATGGGGCGGTCGTACAAGTCGAACTGACCAGTCATCAGCCAGCAGGCAGTGTGCGTAGTTTGCGCTTGCTGGCGGACGCAAATCCAACCCCGTTGATTGCCAGTTTTGAGTTGGGTAAGCAGGTGCTACCTAAAGTGGTGACACGTGTCAAACTGGCGCAATCAGGCGAAGTGATTGCCTTGCTGCAGCAGGTAAATGGCCAGCTTCAGCAACAGCGCAGGCAGGTGATTGTGCTGGAAGATGGCTGCGCCGGTAGCGAACGTGAAGAACCCTTTGCCACCAGTATGAAAATGCGGGCACGCATATTGGAAGACGGCTCCTTGGGCAAAAACATCACTGAACTAAAGATCATTATTCTGCATCCCATGCGTACTGGCCGTAGTAAAAACGATGATGGTCAGCTGATGCCTGCGCATTTTATGCAGCTCATGCAGGTGGTACTCAACGGGCAGGTGGTTGTTGATGCACAAACCGGCACCGGTATTTCGCGTAACCCTTATTTCACCTTTTACCTCAAAGACGCCAAGGCTGGTGATGTGATTGCGGTAAACTGGCAGGATAATCTGGGCTATGAAGGCCATGGACAGGTGACGGTCTCGGCCTGA
- a CDS encoding M48 family metalloprotease, translating into MRGLLVCGLLLTPSQGLLANNATGVFSGKPYEPDLDLNLPADSSNQLPELGDASQTVLSLRDEEKIANQILKQVATSEDVLDDAEVTDYLRALGTRLGESSPDKQQKFYFFVVQDKSINAFAMPGGVIGVHTGLFMAANSESELASVLGHEIGHVTQHHLARMLASQKYDMFKNIAATALALLIARSNPQVGMGAMTAASAAGIQKQLDYTREHEREADRVGLTILQDAGFDVRAMPAFFTTMQRATRFSDGGNMPSYLRTHPLTSERIADIGNRVQNLPYKQINESLTFFLMRAKIRAFQGAPSQMVEEFQNNISEGRFQNEIAEHYGLAYAFLRSNQAKNAQVEVDWLVQHGMNNPYLVTLKGLTLAKLGQVAQAQTQFVQGLQQYPKHRILAQGEAELLIRSNQWPQAVTFIQKQLEAFPDDPKLWDWLAAAYQGQGKQMLRHQALGESYVRKYDLPRAIDQFEIASKAKDGDFYLQSKVEARLKTLRQQLKLEQGDDKNG; encoded by the coding sequence ATGCGCGGGTTGCTTGTGTGCGGCTTGTTGTTGACGCCCTCACAGGGATTGCTGGCCAATAATGCCACAGGCGTGTTTTCCGGTAAGCCTTACGAGCCGGATTTGGACCTGAACTTGCCAGCTGATTCTTCCAACCAGTTGCCTGAGTTGGGTGACGCCTCGCAAACAGTGTTGTCACTGCGGGATGAGGAAAAAATTGCCAATCAGATACTCAAGCAGGTCGCCACCAGTGAGGATGTGCTGGATGATGCAGAGGTGACCGATTATTTGCGAGCACTGGGCACGCGATTGGGCGAAAGTAGCCCGGACAAACAGCAAAAATTTTACTTTTTTGTGGTGCAGGATAAGAGCATTAACGCGTTTGCCATGCCAGGCGGCGTGATTGGCGTACATACGGGTTTGTTTATGGCGGCCAACAGTGAGTCAGAGCTGGCCAGTGTGCTCGGCCATGAAATCGGCCATGTGACCCAGCACCATTTGGCACGTATGCTGGCGTCGCAAAAATACGATATGTTCAAAAATATTGCGGCCACGGCGCTGGCGCTGTTGATTGCTCGCTCCAATCCGCAGGTGGGGATGGGGGCTATGACTGCCGCCTCGGCGGCGGGGATTCAAAAGCAATTGGATTACACGCGTGAACATGAACGTGAGGCAGACCGGGTCGGCTTGACCATATTGCAGGACGCTGGTTTTGATGTGCGTGCCATGCCAGCCTTTTTCACCACCATGCAACGCGCAACCCGCTTTTCAGATGGCGGTAATATGCCCAGTTATTTGCGCACCCACCCACTCACCAGTGAGCGGATTGCGGATATCGGTAACCGTGTGCAAAACCTGCCTTACAAGCAGATCAATGAGAGTCTGACGTTTTTCCTGATGCGGGCAAAAATACGCGCTTTCCAAGGGGCGCCATCGCAAATGGTGGAAGAGTTCCAAAACAACATTAGTGAAGGCCGTTTTCAGAATGAAATCGCTGAGCATTACGGGTTGGCTTATGCCTTTCTGCGGTCAAATCAGGCTAAAAATGCGCAGGTGGAAGTGGACTGGCTAGTGCAACATGGCATGAATAATCCTTACCTGGTGACGCTTAAAGGATTGACGTTGGCCAAATTGGGTCAGGTGGCACAAGCGCAGACACAATTTGTACAAGGTCTCCAACAATATCCTAAACACCGCATTCTTGCCCAGGGGGAGGCGGAGCTGCTGATTCGCAGCAACCAGTGGCCGCAAGCGGTGACGTTTATTCAAAAGCAACTGGAAGCTTTTCCTGATGACCCCAAACTTTGGGATTGGCTGGCAGCAGCCTACCAGGGGCAAGGCAAACAAATGCTGCGCCACCAGGCACTGGGTGAAAGCTATGTGCGCAAATATGATTTGCCGCGGGCGATCGACCAGTTTGAGATTGCCAGCAAAGCAAAAGATGGTGATTTCTATCTGCAATCCAAGGTAGAAGCGCGGCTGAAAACACTCAGGCAGCAACTCAAGTTGGAGCAAGGCGATGATAAAAATGGATGA
- the moaC gene encoding cyclic pyranopterin monophosphate synthase MoaC encodes MTKPTSGLTHFNAQGHAHMVDIGDKAHTKRVAIAEGRITMQSATLQTILQGNAKKGDVLGIARIAAIQASKKTSDLIPLCHPLSLSRVDVSFMADEAQHSITCRVQCETTGQTGVEMEALTAVQVGLLTIYDMCKAIDRGMTIQSVRVLGKHGGKSGDWVAND; translated from the coding sequence ATGACAAAACCAACTTCAGGCCTGACCCATTTCAATGCCCAAGGCCATGCGCATATGGTCGATATCGGCGACAAAGCCCATACCAAACGTGTCGCTATCGCCGAAGGCCGCATCACCATGCAATCAGCCACCTTGCAAACGATCCTGCAAGGCAACGCTAAAAAAGGCGACGTGCTGGGCATTGCCCGCATTGCCGCCATCCAGGCCAGCAAAAAAACCAGCGACCTGATTCCACTCTGCCACCCACTCAGCCTAAGCCGTGTAGATGTCAGTTTTATGGCGGATGAGGCTCAACACAGTATCACCTGCCGCGTGCAATGTGAAACCACCGGTCAAACCGGGGTGGAAATGGAGGCGTTAACTGCTGTGCAGGTTGGCCTGCTGACGATTTACGATATGTGTAAAGCGATTGATAGAGGTATGACAATACAAAGTGTTCGCGTACTGGGAAAACATGGTGGGAAGAGTGGGGACTGGGTGGCAAATGACTAA
- a CDS encoding FAD-binding oxidoreductase, with product MANRSVIVVGGGIVGCLTAMQLRKQGHTVTLVERNIVAAQTSGESSWAGAGIAFPLLPWFYQDVVNELALAGARAYPAVSAELFAETGIDPECTRNGMLIQPPFDRQQAIEWCQRFGLEVIQQGQYLLIPEVVQIRNPRLLQSLKAWLIKYGVTLREQTQLMPLQEGASAIKHWQTTNGESLAADAFVVTSGAWSFELLKQTALSLDIKPMRGQMLLYQMPPGLLPNILYRDGFYMLQRRDGHLLAGSSLEDVGFDTGVTESMRQEMLRKAETLLPALKGQPIIKHWSGLRPGTPHNIPTIGRHPNIENLYLNTGHFRYGVTMAPECARRIAVLLA from the coding sequence ATGGCTAACAGATCAGTCATTGTGGTTGGTGGGGGTATCGTCGGATGCCTCACCGCCATGCAATTACGCAAGCAAGGCCACACGGTCACACTGGTAGAACGTAACATCGTCGCGGCCCAAACCTCAGGCGAATCCTCTTGGGCGGGGGCAGGCATTGCCTTCCCACTCTTGCCCTGGTTTTATCAGGATGTGGTCAACGAACTCGCCCTTGCCGGGGCACGTGCTTATCCGGCGGTTAGTGCCGAACTCTTTGCCGAAACCGGCATAGACCCTGAATGTACCCGTAATGGCATGCTGATCCAGCCGCCATTTGATCGCCAGCAAGCCATAGAATGGTGCCAGCGTTTTGGTCTGGAAGTCATACAGCAGGGACAATACCTATTGATTCCAGAAGTGGTGCAAATCCGTAATCCTAGATTACTGCAATCGCTCAAGGCCTGGCTGATCAAATATGGTGTGACGCTACGCGAACAGACGCAGCTCATGCCGCTGCAAGAAGGCGCATCCGCCATCAAGCACTGGCAAACGACCAATGGTGAAAGCCTAGCTGCTGACGCGTTTGTGGTCACTTCTGGTGCCTGGAGTTTTGAGCTGCTCAAGCAAACGGCCCTAAGCCTCGATATCAAGCCCATGCGTGGACAAATGCTGTTATACCAAATGCCACCAGGGTTGCTCCCAAATATTCTGTATCGCGATGGGTTTTATATGTTGCAGCGACGCGATGGGCACTTGCTGGCTGGCAGTAGTTTGGAAGATGTCGGTTTTGATACCGGCGTGACCGAGAGCATGCGGCAAGAAATGCTGAGAAAGGCTGAAACCCTTTTACCTGCGCTGAAAGGGCAGCCGATTATCAAGCACTGGAGCGGGCTGCGGCCGGGGACGCCACATAATATTCCTACAATAGGCCGACACCCAAATATCGAAAACCTGTATTTGAACACAGGGCATTTCCGTTATGGAGTGACCATGGCGCCAGAATGCGCGCGGCGGATTGCAGTGTTGTTGGCTTAA
- a CDS encoding cation:proton antiporter gives MFDSLIHLLLLLTSSVFAVGLFRILGLPAMLAYFMIGIVLGPHVLGLLEDEESGRQVAEFGIVFLMFSIGLEFSLPKLYAMRKTLFGLGGGQVVLTLLASLVLGKLAGLSLTSAFIIGAAITMSSTAIVSKILMERVDLNSRHGRLSIGVLLFQDLAVIPILVLIQTLGSHSDNWLDVLGLTLIKSSVLLFLLFRFGKNALNFWFELVAKQRSRELFVLNVLMVTLLMAAATNFVGLSYALGAFVAGMLISETKYRYQVESDIAPFRDILLGLFFISVGMLLDVSVLIEHIVLIIFLLVFFLLFKIGLIALLTRIYGFEMGVGVRTGIILGQAGEFSFVVLALGLQTKLIDGEALQLVLSVAVLSMLVAPFIIQYNGRIARALVKSYTRNSIKVVDQIQEHSQDLRDHVIICGYGRSGQYLGRFLREENIPYVALDMDASRVQEAAAAGESVIYGDAGRRSVLEAAGLGRAKAVIVSYAETRATMKVLHVIQEKNPSLPVIVRTHDDSDMDVLRDAGAAEVVPEILEGSLMLASHALVTLGVPLNRVVKRIRMFREERYKMFKGYFRGVSDADTTTAALPQLHSVEMYKNFYAHGLRLDHIPFEDFAVEVKQLRRLNMPEPIAPRGDIVLNEGDILVLLGSNAALIAMEVYLISGRKP, from the coding sequence ATGTTTGATTCCCTGATCCATTTACTATTGCTACTCACCAGTTCGGTATTTGCCGTCGGCCTGTTCCGTATCCTCGGCTTACCTGCCATGCTGGCTTACTTCATGATTGGGATCGTGCTCGGGCCTCATGTCCTGGGGTTGCTGGAAGATGAAGAGAGTGGCCGTCAAGTGGCTGAGTTTGGCATTGTGTTCCTCATGTTCAGTATTGGTCTTGAGTTTAGCCTGCCCAAATTGTATGCCATGCGCAAAACCCTGTTCGGCCTCGGTGGCGGCCAGGTTGTCCTGACGTTGCTGGCCAGTCTGGTGCTAGGCAAGCTGGCTGGCCTCAGCCTGACTTCTGCTTTCATTATTGGTGCTGCTATCACCATGTCTTCTACTGCGATTGTGTCAAAAATCCTGATGGAACGTGTTGATCTCAACTCCCGCCATGGTCGTTTGAGTATCGGTGTGTTGCTGTTCCAGGACCTGGCGGTGATTCCAATTCTGGTGTTGATCCAGACACTGGGATCACACAGCGATAACTGGCTGGATGTACTCGGACTGACCCTGATCAAGTCCTCTGTATTGCTGTTTTTGTTATTCAGGTTCGGTAAAAATGCCCTGAATTTCTGGTTTGAACTGGTTGCCAAGCAACGCTCACGCGAGTTGTTCGTGCTCAATGTGCTGATGGTGACATTGCTGATGGCCGCTGCGACCAATTTTGTGGGCCTGTCTTATGCGCTGGGTGCGTTTGTGGCAGGCATGCTGATCTCGGAGACCAAGTACCGCTATCAGGTGGAGTCAGATATCGCACCGTTCCGAGATATTCTATTAGGCTTGTTCTTTATCAGTGTAGGCATGTTGCTTGATGTGTCAGTGCTGATCGAACACATTGTACTGATCATTTTCTTACTGGTTTTCTTCCTGCTCTTCAAGATAGGTCTGATTGCATTGCTGACCAGAATTTACGGTTTTGAAATGGGTGTGGGCGTACGTACCGGCATCATTCTTGGTCAGGCGGGTGAATTCAGTTTTGTGGTATTGGCGCTCGGTTTGCAAACCAAACTAATTGACGGTGAGGCATTGCAGCTAGTGTTGTCGGTGGCAGTTCTGTCCATGCTGGTGGCCCCATTTATTATCCAATACAACGGGCGTATCGCGCGCGCACTGGTCAAGAGCTATACCCGCAACAGCATCAAAGTGGTCGATCAAATACAGGAGCATAGCCAGGATTTGCGTGACCATGTCATTATTTGCGGTTATGGCCGTAGTGGACAATACCTGGGACGTTTTTTGCGTGAGGAAAATATCCCTTATGTGGCGCTGGATATGGATGCCAGCCGTGTACAGGAAGCGGCTGCTGCTGGGGAAAGCGTGATTTATGGAGATGCTGGCCGACGCTCTGTGCTGGAGGCTGCAGGCTTGGGTCGTGCTAAAGCGGTGATCGTGAGTTATGCCGAAACGCGTGCCACTATGAAAGTATTGCATGTGATTCAAGAGAAAAATCCCAGCCTGCCGGTGATTGTGCGTACGCATGATGATAGTGACATGGACGTGCTGAGGGATGCTGGTGCAGCGGAAGTTGTGCCAGAAATTCTGGAAGGCAGCCTGATGCTCGCCTCGCATGCGTTAGTCACGCTTGGGGTTCCGCTGAACCGTGTGGTCAAGCGTATTCGCATGTTCCGAGAAGAGCGCTACAAGATGTTTAAAGGCTACTTCCGTGGGGTCAGTGATGCGGATACCACCACTGCGGCCTTGCCACAATTACACTCGGTGGAAATGTACAAAAACTTCTATGCACATGGCTTACGCCTCGACCATATCCCGTTTGAAGATTTTGCCGTCGAGGTCAAACAACTGCGCCGCCTCAATATGCCAGAACCAATCGCTCCACGCGGTGATATCGTACTGAATGAAGGAGATATCCTGGTATTACTTGGCAGCAATGCTGCCCTCATCGCCATGGAAGTCTATTTGATTTCTGGCCGTAAACCGTAA
- a CDS encoding KpsF/GutQ family sugar-phosphate isomerase: MILDCRGRVVVTGMGKSGHIGGKIAATLASTGTPAFFMHPAEASHGDLGMITSEDVVIALSNSGESDEIINILPAIRRIGARILSITGSESSTLSRESEVHLSAAVSHEACPLGLAPTASTTAALALGDALALCVLDLRAFTAEDFARSHPGGSLGRRLLVRIKDVMRTGNAVPWVNEQATVQDAITQISSKGMGFTAIVDHQHHPIGIFTDGDLRRLFMQGKSNTQTAITSVMNTHPRLLGTQQMAVDAVNLMEQYKINGFLAVDEQQQLIGAFNMHDLLKAKVV, from the coding sequence ATGATCCTTGATTGCCGCGGCCGCGTGGTAGTAACAGGCATGGGAAAGTCCGGTCATATTGGTGGCAAAATTGCTGCCACACTGGCGAGTACCGGCACACCTGCTTTTTTCATGCATCCGGCCGAGGCCAGTCATGGTGACTTGGGCATGATTACCTCTGAGGATGTCGTCATTGCCTTGTCGAACTCCGGCGAAAGCGACGAAATTATCAACATTCTTCCAGCCATCCGTCGTATAGGTGCCCGCATTCTGAGCATTACCGGTAGCGAAAGCTCTACCTTGTCACGCGAATCCGAGGTGCATTTAAGTGCTGCTGTCAGCCATGAAGCCTGCCCACTCGGCCTCGCACCGACAGCGAGCACCACCGCAGCATTGGCGTTAGGTGACGCGCTTGCACTCTGTGTACTTGATTTGCGTGCATTCACTGCAGAGGACTTTGCACGCTCACATCCTGGCGGAAGCCTGGGTCGTAGACTACTGGTCAGGATTAAAGATGTAATGCGCACCGGTAATGCGGTTCCCTGGGTGAACGAACAAGCCACAGTGCAGGATGCCATTACGCAAATCTCCAGCAAAGGCATGGGATTTACTGCTATTGTGGATCACCAGCATCATCCGATCGGCATTTTTACGGATGGGGATTTACGCCGCTTGTTTATGCAAGGCAAGAGCAATACCCAGACTGCCATTACTTCAGTCATGAATACCCACCCCCGCTTGTTAGGGACGCAACAAATGGCAGTGGATGCAGTTAATCTGATGGAGCAATATAAAATTAACGGTTTTTTGGCAGTGGACGAGCAACAACAATTGATAGGTGCGTTTAATATGCACGACTTACTGAAGGCGAAAGTCGTTTAG